From Afipia carboxidovorans OM5, one genomic window encodes:
- a CDS encoding ABC transporter ATP-binding protein, which produces MTAIRCSEIRKVYPRGVDALGPVSLTIDEGEFVSLLGPSGCGKSTLLRIIAGLERPSAGEIVIGTRTRPSSGGIGFVFQEPTLMPWASVRDNVRLPLRLTHDMSAASLARVDDLLARVGLAEFAEAYPRELSGGMKMRVSLARALVTDPDILLLDEPFAALDEITRFRLNNDLLALWRDLGKTVVFVTHSVFESVFLSQRVVVLTARPGQISSEHRIDAPEPRDESFRTSAPYAAYCREVSAALARASVAPHDMVAG; this is translated from the coding sequence ATGACGGCGATCCGCTGCAGCGAAATCAGGAAGGTTTATCCGCGCGGCGTCGATGCGCTTGGGCCGGTCAGCCTGACGATTGACGAGGGCGAGTTCGTCTCGCTGCTTGGCCCATCTGGATGCGGCAAGTCTACTTTGCTGCGGATCATCGCCGGGCTGGAGCGCCCGAGCGCGGGAGAGATCGTTATCGGCACGCGAACGCGGCCGTCCTCCGGCGGCATCGGCTTTGTGTTTCAGGAGCCGACGCTGATGCCATGGGCGAGCGTGCGCGACAATGTCCGCCTGCCGCTGCGGCTCACGCACGACATGAGTGCGGCAAGCCTTGCACGGGTGGATGATTTGCTCGCGCGCGTCGGCCTGGCCGAATTCGCCGAGGCGTACCCGCGCGAACTCTCCGGCGGTATGAAGATGCGGGTATCGCTCGCGCGGGCGCTGGTGACGGACCCCGATATTTTGCTGCTCGACGAGCCATTCGCCGCGCTCGACGAGATCACCCGTTTTCGCCTCAACAACGATCTGCTGGCGCTGTGGCGCGACCTCGGCAAGACCGTGGTGTTCGTCACCCATTCGGTTTTCGAATCCGTCTTTTTGTCCCAGCGCGTGGTCGTGCTGACCGCGCGCCCCGGCCAGATCAGTTCAGAGCACCGCATCGATGCGCCGGAACCACGGGACGAGAGTTTCCGCACCTCTGCGCCCTATGCCGCCTATTGCCGGGAGGTCTCCGCGGCGTTAGCGCGAGCGAGCGTGGCGCCACACGATATGGTCGCTGGATAA
- a CDS encoding ABC transporter permease has product MDMPSRSPQRMLRILMPLVVFVVVAGIWEAVVRLREIPPYILPAPSLILETLVRDWALLFASLLATLRATLEGFLAAVVGGIGLALLFSRAKWVEDAFLPYAVILQVTPVIAIAPLLLVYLPQHLAVVACAWIVAFFPVLSNTLLGLKSVDRNLAGLFALYDASPAQKLWRLRLPSALPYIMGGLRIAGGLSLIGAVVAEIAAGSAGSGSGLAFRIAEAGYRLDIPRMFAALALLSAAGIVIYAGLSALSRLVLRRWHESALEGE; this is encoded by the coding sequence ATGGATATGCCCAGCCGCTCGCCCCAAAGGATGCTGCGCATTCTGATGCCGCTCGTCGTTTTCGTGGTCGTGGCGGGTATCTGGGAAGCGGTGGTCCGTCTGCGCGAGATTCCACCCTATATCCTGCCCGCCCCGAGCCTCATTCTCGAAACGCTGGTGAGGGATTGGGCGCTTCTGTTCGCATCGCTCCTTGCGACGTTGCGGGCGACGCTCGAAGGTTTTCTCGCCGCCGTTGTCGGCGGTATCGGGTTGGCGCTTCTCTTCAGCCGCGCAAAATGGGTTGAAGATGCGTTCCTGCCCTATGCGGTGATCCTGCAGGTAACGCCGGTCATCGCCATTGCTCCGCTGCTTCTCGTCTATCTTCCGCAGCATCTGGCGGTGGTGGCGTGCGCATGGATCGTTGCGTTCTTTCCAGTGCTGTCGAATACCCTGCTCGGGCTGAAATCGGTCGACCGTAATCTCGCGGGGCTGTTTGCGCTGTACGATGCTTCGCCCGCGCAGAAGTTGTGGCGGCTGCGTCTGCCTTCGGCGCTGCCCTACATCATGGGCGGCCTGCGGATTGCCGGCGGCTTGTCGCTGATCGGCGCGGTGGTCGCGGAAATCGCGGCGGGATCGGCCGGCTCCGGCTCCGGCCTTGCGTTCCGGATCGCCGAGGCGGGTTACCGTCTCGATATTCCACGGATGTTTGCGGCCTTGGCGCTCTTGTCGGCCGCGGGGATTGTGATCTATGCCG